One segment of Bacillota bacterium DNA contains the following:
- a CDS encoding tyrosine-type recombinase/integrase — protein sequence MKNRAEDSAFFWSVAAEFLNSYLPDVRRASGNTVESYRNCLNRYIDYLETEKGVKRKDISFKMLDRENIKGYMAWMHKTAQLAPKTCNLRLTALHSLLEYASQECTDITPICISSGTIKGVRLTSAPIEFFEREAMSALMAAPDTRKKLERRNQMLLVFLYDTAARVSEALNVRLCDLHMDASIPHVTFLGKGRKYRNVPLMDSTMAHLRRYLREFHGYASESTGAPLFYAVTRGEAHRLSIDTPEKMIKRYAKELSDTCLSMPGNVHCHMIRKTRAMHLYQEGIPLPHIQQLLGHEVLSTTSGFYAFATLETLSKSLEKANPSDMSKLWKCKDYSERLCRL from the coding sequence ATGAAGAACAGGGCTGAAGACAGTGCCTTTTTTTGGAGCGTTGCGGCTGAGTTTCTTAACAGTTACCTTCCAGACGTCAGGAGGGCGAGCGGCAATACCGTGGAATCCTACAGGAATTGCCTAAACCGTTACATTGACTACCTTGAGACAGAAAAGGGCGTCAAGCGCAAAGACATCAGCTTCAAAATGCTTGACAGGGAAAACATCAAGGGATATATGGCATGGATGCACAAAACCGCGCAACTCGCCCCAAAAACTTGCAATCTCCGGCTAACAGCATTGCACTCGCTTTTGGAATACGCGTCACAGGAATGTACAGATATCACACCTATCTGCATAAGTTCAGGCACGATCAAAGGGGTAAGGCTAACGTCGGCGCCTATTGAGTTCTTCGAACGGGAAGCCATGTCCGCTTTGATGGCAGCTCCAGACACACGCAAAAAGCTTGAGCGGAGAAACCAGATGCTGCTCGTTTTTTTGTACGACACCGCAGCGCGAGTTTCGGAAGCGCTTAACGTCAGGTTATGCGACCTGCACATGGACGCCTCCATACCCCATGTAACATTCCTTGGGAAAGGCCGGAAATACAGGAACGTCCCTCTTATGGACAGCACGATGGCGCATCTGAGGCGCTACCTTCGAGAGTTTCATGGGTACGCGAGTGAAAGCACTGGTGCGCCATTGTTTTACGCCGTGACGCGCGGGGAGGCGCATAGACTGTCTATTGATACCCCTGAGAAGATGATAAAAAGATATGCCAAAGAGTTGTCGGATACATGCCTGTCGATGCCAGGAAATGTTCACTGCCATATGATACGGAAAACCAGGGCCATGCACCTGTACCAAGAAGGCATCCCGCTTCCTCACATTCAGCAGCTTCTAGGCCATGAGGTTCTGTCCACAACATCTGGTTTCTACGCTTTCGCAACACTGGAGACGCT